The following proteins come from a genomic window of Alnus glutinosa chromosome 10, dhAlnGlut1.1, whole genome shotgun sequence:
- the LOC133879828 gene encoding putative disease resistance RPP13-like protein 1, whose translation MAEIATIFVSPFLQVFFEKMASSEFVDFFRQRKLSDRLLKELKTTFLTLNAVFEDAEELQVTKTSVKEWLDELKDAIYDAEDVLDEVASEELRSKVRKLSISAFRNSFVKEIELKIKKVLERLKILAQQIDLLGLRVGVGGKLSERLPTTSLVEESDICGRNDEKEAIIKMLLSDDVSINEMCIIAIVGMGGIGKTTLAQSVYNNNKVKEHFNIDAWVCVSEEFDVVKVTKTILEAVTSSISDIKDLNQLQLRLKECLTRKKFLLVLDDVWNETYDHWETLCKPFKYGAQGSKVIVTTRSDRVVSVARAMSHRLMELPEEDCWSLFAKHAFHDGNSNAHGELEVIGRKIIKKCGCLPLAIKTIGALLRSKPDVDEWDKILRSELWDLSIDEIGNILPALRLSYKYLPSHLKRLFAYSSIFPKDYAFKKDQLIMLWMAEGFLPQSTNKTMEEVGNEYFLTLESRSLFQKSSNDKSRFIMHDLVNDLAKSISGNFILRLEGDCSHDIVNNTRHISYFFKQDFHSLKKFETLDKAKRLRTFLHFDMRSFKWSSYYLTKKVIHDLLTTLRCLLVLSLSSYENITELPDSIGKFKYLRYLDLSFTNVKILPHSICKLCNLQTLILLNCRELASLPRDMRKLVSLRYLDIIGTGIKEMPIQLGELKCLQTLTKFIVGKGNELCIGELKKFTNLRGSLSILELQNVESPTDVLNAASLRDKKYLEELVLGWKDGNNFSESQRSVLDSLRPHTNLKSLTIEYYGGKSFSDWVGHPSFSNVASLYLESCKCCSSLPPLGQLPSLQNLSIVGFDEVVRVGHEFCGSSSSSVKPFGSLKVLMLKEMPKWEEWVSFGDENGGGAFPQLEKLYIRDCPKLIGGLPVHFSSLSKLDIIKCPQLVAPLPVTPTIRELKLNNCNEILLKELPTGMEKLVIEGFNALVSLPKGMIDSNNGLQEFQIYNCSSLMSLPNDGLPFALKTLEINGCKKLELSTNFDYSSLEKLCLRDFDSLKSFPLDLFPKLYHIEINWCSNLESLTIPEHYEHDLVTLRIRISSCPNFVSFPKGGLCAPLLTSLWISCCENLKSLPEKMHILLSLESLHIESCPEVESFPEGGLPSNLNSIIIWHCEKLIASRMGWGLQNLPILKHFSIGGKNEDLESFPEAQLLPTSLTFISIWNFPNLKSLDKKGLQHLIALEDLRIWSCPKLKYMPEQGLPASLSILNISDCPLLKKEWQSKKGKEWRKKIAHVEQIWIDDEVIELNKLQDFSNFGT comes from the coding sequence ATGGCTGAGATTGCAACCATTTTTGTCTCTCCCTTCCTTCaagtgttttttgaaaaaatggcaTCTAGTGAGTTCGTTGACTTCTTTCGGCAACGAAAACTCTCCGATAGACTCCTGAAGGAGTTGAAGACAACATTCCTGACCCTCAATGCAGTGTTTGAAGATGCAGAAGAGTTGCAAGTTACGAAGACTTCAGTGAAAGAGTGGCTTGATGAGCTGAAAGATGCAATCTATGATGCAGAGGATGTCTTGGATGAGGTTGCATCTGAAGAGTTGCGAAGCAAGGTACGAAAGTTATCCATCTCTGCTTTTCGTAATTCTTTTGTCAAAGAGATAGAGCTAAAGATAAAAAAGGTACTTGAAAGACTAAAAATTCTAGCACAACAAATAGATCTTTTAGGTCTAAGAGTAGGTGTTGGAGGGAAATTATCTGAAAGATTGCCCACAACTTCTTTAGTTGAAGAATCTGATATTTGTGGTAGGAATGATGAAAAGGAAGCGATCATTAAAATGTTGCTCTCAGATGATGTAAGCATCAATGAGATGTGTATAATTGCCATAGTTGGCATGGGAGGAATTGGCAAGACCACCCTTGCTCAGTCTGTATACAATAACAACAAGGTGAAGGAGCACTTTAACATTGATGCATGGGTTTGTGTTTCAGAAGAATTTGACGTGGTCAAGGTAACGAAAACAATTCTGGAGGCAGTAACTTCGTCAATTTCTGATATTAAGGATTTAAATCAGCTTCAACTTAGACTAAAGGAGTGTTTAACGAGAAAGAAGTTTCTACTTGTTTTAGATGATGTTTGGAATGAGACTTATGATCACTGGGAGACATTATGCAAACCGTTCAAATATGGGGCACAAGGAAGTAAGGTAATTGTAACAACACGTAGTGATCGTGTTGTATCAGTAGCTAGAGCAATGTCTCATCGTCTAATGGAGTTACCAGAAGAAGACTGCTGGTCACTATTTGCAAAGCATGCATTCCATGATGGCAACTCTAATGCACATGGAGAGTTAGAAGTAATAGGtagaaaaatcatcaaaaagTGTGGATGCCTTCCATTAGCAATCAAGACAATTGGTGCTCTATTAAGATCTAAACCAGATGTTGATGAATGGGATAAGATATTGAGGAGTGAATTATGGGATTTGTCAATTGATGAGATAGGAAATATTCTTCCTGCTCTCAGATTAAGCTATAAATATCTCCCATCACATCTAAAGCGATTATTTGCTTATAGCTCAATCTTTCCAAAGGATTATGCTTTCAAAAAAGACCAGTTAATCATGTTATGGATGGCAGAAGGTTTCCTCCCgcaatccacaaacaaaacaatggaaGAAGTTGGTAATGAGTATTTCCTCACTCTAGAATCAAGATCATTATTCCAAAAATCTAGTAACGACAAGTCACGTTTTATAATGCACGATCTTGTGAACGATTTAGCAAAATCTATAtctggaaattttattttaaggttGGAGGGTGATTGTTCTCACGATATTGTAAACAATACTCGCCACATATCctattttttcaaacaagaTTTTCATAGCTTGAAGAAGTTTGAGACCCTTGACAAGGCTAAGAGGTTGCGCACTTTCCTACATTTTGATATGAGAAGTTTCAAATGGTCCTCCTACTACTTGACCAAAAAGGTAATACATGATTTGTTGACGACACTAAGATGTTTACTGGTGCTTTCTTTGTCGAGCTACGAGAACATTACTGAATTGCCAGATTCAATTGGCAAATTTAAATATCTACGTTACTTGGACCTTTCTTTCACTAATGTGAAAATATTGCCTCATTCTATATGTAAGTTGTGCAATTTGCAAACATTGATCTTATTAAATTGTAGAGAGCTCGCTTCATTGCCAAGAGATATGCGGAAACTCGTTAGTTTACGTTATCTTGATATTATCGGAACTGGCATAAAAGAGATGCCAATACAACTTGGTGAATTAAAATGCCTCCAGACGTTGACTAAATTTATCGTTGGCAAAGGTAATGAGTTGTGCATTGGAGagttaaaaaaattcacaaatctTCGGGGATCGCTTTCAATATTGGAGCTCCAAAATGTTGAATCTCCTACTGATGTTCTGAATGCAGCAAGCTTAAGGGATAAAAAGTATCTCGAAGAGTTGGTATTGGGATGGAAAGATGGTaataatttttcagaaagtCAAAGAAGTGTACTCGATAGTCTCCGACCCCATACAAACTTGAAAAGTCTAACTATTGAATACTATGGTGGTAAAAGCTTTTCAGATTGGGTAGGGCATCCTTCATTCTCTAATGTTGCATCTCTTTATCTAGAAAGCTGTAAATGTTGCAGCAGCTTGCCACCCCTTGGGCAATTACCCTCTCTGCAAAACCTCTCTATTGTTGGGTTTGATGAAGTTGTTAGAGTGGGTCATGAGTTTTGTGGCAGTAGTTCTTCTTCAGTTAAGCCATTTGGTTCCCTTAAAGTTCTTATGTTGAAGGAGATGCCAAAGTGGGAGGAATGGGTTTCTTTTGGTGACGAAAATGGAGGTGGAGCTTTTCCTCAACTTGAGAAGCTTTATATTAGGGACTGTCCTAAGCTAATAGGAGGGTTGCCGgtccatttttcttctttatccaAACTTGATATTATCAAATGTCCACAGTTGGTGGCTCCGCTCCCAGTAACTCCTACTATTCGTGAATTGAAGCTCAACAATTGTAATGAGATATTGTTAAAGGAATTGCCAACTGGAATGGAGAAGCTCGTAATTGAAGGATTTAATGCCCTGGTGTCCTTACCGAAGGGAATGATAGACTCGAACAACGGTCTTCAAGAGTTTCAAATCTATAATTGTTCTTCACTTATGTCCCTTCCAAATGATGGTCTTCCCTTTGCATTAAAAACCCTTGAGATTAACGGTTGTAAGAAGTTAGAGCTCTCAACAAACTTCGACTACTCATCCCTTGAAAAATTGTGTTTGCGGGATTTCGATTCTCTCAAGTCCTTTCCATTAGATTTATTCCCAAAGCTTTATCACATCGAAATCAACTGGTGTAGCAATCTGGAATCTCTTACCATTCCAGAACATTATGAACATGATTTAGTCACCTTGCGGATTCGTATCTCTTCTTGCCCTaattttgtatcttttccaAAAGGAGGATTGTGTGCCCCCCTCCTTACATCGTTATGGATCAGTTGTTGTGAGAATCTGAAATCACTTCCAGAAAAAATGCACATACTCCTATCTCTTGAGAGCTTGCATATAGAATCCTGTCCAGAAGTTGAGTCGTTTCCTGAAGGGGGCTTGCCCTCCAATCTGAACTCAATTATCATTTGGCATTGTGAGAAACTCATTGCGAGTCGGATGGGATGGGGTTTGCAGAACCTGCCCATTCTTAAACATTTCTCAATCGGTGGCAAAAATGAAGATTTGGAGTCTTTCCCAGAGGCACAGTTGCTGCCCACTAGTTTGACCTTTATTTCCATCTGGAACTTTCCAAATTTGAAATCTTTGGACAAGAAGGGGCTTCAACACCTCATTGCTCTTGAAGATTTGCGTATCTGGAGCTGCCCTAAGCTTAAGTACATGCCAGAACAGGGGTTACCTGCCTCCCTTTCTATTCTAAACATCTCTGATTGTCCTTTATTGAAGAAAGAGTGGCAAAgtaaaaaagggaaagaatggCGCAAGAAGATTGCTCACGTTGAACAGATATGGATTGATGACGAAGTGATTGAATTGAATAAGCTACAAGATTTCTCAAATTTCGGTACGTGA